The following is a genomic window from SAR324 cluster bacterium.
ATCAATCGTTCGGTCATAGCCGTTAAATTGATACCCTTGAACTTGTTGAAGTAACAGCTCTCGTGACCAAACTTTTCCTGGCTTTTGTAATAAGACCTTCAATACCCCAAATTCATTAGGAGTCAGAACAACTTCCGACTCGTCTACCCAAACCTGGTGGGTGGTTTGGTCCAAACGAAGTGGACCAGCTCTTAGTTCAGCATGATCTTCATGATATGTTCTCCGCAGAACCGCTTTGACCCTGGCTACAACCTCTCTCGGGCTGAATGGCTTACAAATGTAATCATCAGCTCCAGAATCCAGACCTTTAAGACGGTCAATTTCTTCCACTCGTGCTGTAATCATCAAGATCGGCACTGTTGAGATGGTGCGTAGTTGTTGACAGATCTCCAGCCCACTCATCCCTGGAAGCATCCAGTCTAATAGGATTAGGTTGATCTCTTCCTGTGCTACCCAACCCTGAATTTGCTCATAGTTTAGGGACTCTCTAGTTTCGTAACCAGCCTGTTGAAGATAATCCCTTAGCAGATGAGAAATCTTAGATTCATCTTCTACAATTAAAATTGTCGAACGTGGCATGGTTCTTCAAGGAAATTTCATTATTTAGGACCTTGTGCATAATTTGCTGCAACAAGTTCGAATTGTAATTAGATTTGCAGTTTAGTGAAATATTCAGTATTTTGAAAACTAAACAAAATTTGTTCGACTTTGGTGAACGTTTTCAAGGGGTTTGAAACTGAAATTTTTTTATTCAGGCTAATGGGATTATTGATAATTCCACCGCTACTTCTTTCTGATCCCGAGTTTCAAGCCAGTCCCATCCGTTTATAGTAACATTATTCTAGTAAGTGGACTGTAGTATTGAAGATCAAGGCGATCATGTCGTAAGAAACTGGGGATGTCCAGCAGACCCCAGCTAACCTGGCACCAGAACATGTTCATCGAGTTCATGCTCTTTA
Proteins encoded in this region:
- a CDS encoding response regulator; the protein is MPRSTILIVEDESKISHLLRDYLQQAGYETRESLNYEQIQGWVAQEEINLILLDWMLPGMSGLEICQQLRTISTVPILMITARVEEIDRLKGLDSGADDYICKPFSPREVVARVKAVLRRTYHEDHAELRAGPLRLDQTTHQVWVDESEVVLTPNEFGVLKVLLQKPGKVWSRELLLQQVQGYQFNGYDRTIDTHVKNLRKKLATYGLESSIVTVYGIGYRFQLLEHSIDD